One part of the Streptomyces ferrugineus genome encodes these proteins:
- a CDS encoding ABC transporter substrate-binding protein has protein sequence MNLRGIRTRLRIATGIALLPVLALTACGSGDTSGTAPAGAQASPAPTDDPVAAVRKVDAVAALLPADVRKSGTLRVGSSIGFPPGAYYPNSSDKAPAGQDIDLAEAVAKVLGVKLQRQDASFETILPALGSGKYDVGTGNFGVTSDRLKTVDFVTYINDGQGFAVKKGSTVLKTKVTDLTQLCGLTIGTGAGTTFEATLTAQKGVCAEAGKKPYDVKVYSENAATLTALQQGRIDVIMSTINGLRYQAAQPASQTTFLGEYHRLDVGFAFKKGSPLTKAFQAAVNELIKDGTYARILNKWGTTASAIDASRINPPEHK, from the coding sequence GTGAACCTCCGAGGGATCAGAACCCGTCTGCGCATCGCCACCGGCATCGCGCTGCTGCCCGTACTGGCGCTGACCGCCTGCGGCTCCGGCGACACCTCCGGCACCGCGCCGGCGGGCGCCCAGGCATCCCCCGCCCCGACCGACGACCCGGTCGCCGCCGTGCGCAAGGTGGACGCCGTCGCCGCCCTGCTGCCCGCCGACGTCCGCAAGTCGGGCACGCTGCGGGTCGGCAGCTCGATCGGATTCCCGCCCGGGGCGTACTACCCGAACAGCTCGGACAAGGCGCCCGCGGGCCAGGACATCGACCTCGCCGAGGCGGTGGCCAAGGTCCTCGGCGTCAAACTGCAACGCCAGGACGCCTCCTTCGAGACGATCCTGCCCGCTCTCGGCAGCGGCAAGTACGACGTCGGCACCGGCAACTTCGGCGTCACGAGCGATCGCTTGAAGACCGTCGACTTCGTCACCTACATCAACGACGGCCAGGGCTTCGCGGTGAAGAAGGGCAGCACCGTACTCAAGACGAAGGTCACCGACCTCACCCAGCTGTGCGGGCTGACCATCGGCACCGGTGCCGGCACCACCTTCGAGGCGACCCTCACCGCGCAGAAAGGCGTGTGCGCCGAGGCGGGCAAGAAGCCGTACGACGTGAAGGTCTACTCGGAGAACGCCGCGACCCTCACCGCGCTCCAGCAGGGCCGCATCGACGTGATCATGTCGACCATCAACGGCCTGCGCTACCAGGCCGCACAGCCCGCCTCGCAGACGACCTTCCTCGGTGAGTACCACCGCCTCGACGTCGGCTTCGCCTTCAAGAAGGGCTCCCCGCTCACCAAGGCGTTCCAGGCCGCCGTCAACGAGCTGATCAAGGACGGCACGTACGCCCGGATCCTCAACAAGTGGGGCACCACCGCCTCCGCGATCGACGCGTCGCGGATCAATCCGCCCGAGCACAAGTAA
- a CDS encoding GNAT family N-acetyltransferase, with protein MTSVAQPPSSATELTVIHVPVSDLLVEPLIRELGDEYSRRYGRDAHAELARYPDEEFTAPYGGVLLLLLERGEPVAGGAFRRYDAATAELKRIWTHSAHRRRGLARRVVAELEREASARGYRRIYLTTGPRQPEARGLYLVTGYTPLFDTEADPEAIGPLPFEKHLPAAARTARTAGTGKAADL; from the coding sequence ATGACCTCCGTCGCTCAACCGCCGTCGTCTGCAACCGAACTGACGGTCATTCATGTCCCTGTGTCGGACCTGCTGGTGGAGCCGTTGATCCGCGAACTCGGCGATGAGTACTCCAGACGCTACGGCAGGGACGCCCATGCCGAGCTCGCCCGGTACCCCGATGAGGAGTTCACCGCGCCGTACGGTGGTGTCCTGCTGCTGCTCCTTGAGCGCGGTGAGCCGGTCGCGGGCGGCGCCTTCCGCCGATACGACGCGGCCACGGCCGAACTGAAACGGATCTGGACGCACTCCGCCCACCGGCGGCGTGGCCTGGCCCGACGCGTCGTCGCCGAGCTGGAACGCGAGGCGAGTGCTCGCGGCTACCGGCGGATCTACCTGACCACCGGGCCGCGCCAGCCCGAGGCGCGCGGCCTGTATCTGGTCACCGGCTACACCCCGTTGTTCGACACGGAGGCCGACCCGGAAGCCATCGGCCCGCTGCCCTTCGAGAAGCACCTGCCGGCCGCAGCACGTACCGCACGTACCGCAGGTACGGGAAAGGCAGCCGACCTGTGA
- a CDS encoding LLM class flavin-dependent oxidoreductase yields MPVEFLGIAATNDGSETTPRSGAAFDKEYTLRLARVHEDHGWDRVLFAYGSGSPDPGPAAAYIASRLDRLQILLAHRPNVSYPTFAAKTFATLDQISGGRLTVHFITGGNDHEQGREGDTLTKDQRYARTREYIRIVKKIWTTHEPFDHEGDHYRFHDFVSDVFPVQQPRPNVSFGGSSPAAYAAGGAEADIYCLWGEPLAKTAEQIEDVKAAAKAAGRTDIPRIQVAFRPIIAPTEELAWEKAHRTVGAIRERREAGLVRHHRSGAPENVGSQRLIAIAEAGQRYDRALWTPTAAATGGAGNSNALVGTPETVAQALLDYYDLGVDILSARGYDLLGDAIDFGRYVIPIVREEVAKRDAERAARGTQNLAAVGG; encoded by the coding sequence ATGCCAGTGGAGTTCCTCGGCATCGCCGCCACCAACGACGGCTCCGAAACCACCCCGCGCTCCGGCGCCGCCTTCGACAAGGAGTACACACTCCGGCTCGCCCGCGTACACGAGGACCACGGGTGGGACCGGGTGCTGTTCGCCTACGGTTCCGGATCGCCGGATCCCGGGCCGGCCGCCGCGTACATCGCGAGCCGGCTGGACCGGCTCCAGATCCTGCTCGCCCACCGCCCGAACGTCTCGTATCCGACGTTCGCCGCGAAGACCTTCGCCACCCTGGATCAGATCAGCGGGGGCCGGCTGACCGTGCACTTCATCACCGGCGGCAACGACCACGAGCAGGGCCGAGAGGGCGACACCCTCACCAAGGACCAGCGTTACGCCCGCACCCGTGAGTACATCCGGATCGTCAAGAAGATCTGGACCACCCACGAGCCCTTCGACCACGAGGGCGATCATTACCGCTTCCACGACTTCGTCAGCGATGTCTTCCCCGTCCAACAGCCCCGCCCGAACGTGTCGTTCGGTGGTTCGTCGCCCGCCGCGTACGCCGCCGGGGGCGCCGAAGCGGACATCTACTGCCTGTGGGGCGAGCCGCTGGCGAAGACCGCCGAGCAGATCGAGGACGTGAAGGCGGCTGCGAAGGCTGCGGGCCGCACCGACATTCCTCGTATCCAGGTGGCGTTCCGCCCGATCATCGCCCCGACCGAGGAACTGGCCTGGGAGAAGGCCCACCGCACGGTCGGCGCCATCCGGGAGCGGCGCGAGGCTGGTCTCGTACGGCACCACCGCAGCGGTGCCCCCGAAAACGTCGGCTCGCAGCGGCTGATCGCCATCGCTGAGGCGGGGCAGCGCTACGACCGTGCCCTGTGGACCCCGACGGCCGCCGCCACCGGAGGCGCGGGCAACTCCAACGCCTTGGTCGGCACCCCCGAGACAGTGGCTCAGGCGCTCCTTGACTACTACGACCTCGGCGTCGACATCCTCTCCGCCCGCGGCTACGACCTGCTCGGCGACGCGATCGACTTCGGCCGGTACGTGATCCCGATCGTCCGCGAGGAGGTCGCCAAGCGCGACGCCGAGCGGGCGGCGCGCGGCACGCAGAACCTCGCGGCGGTGGGTGGATGA